CAGTACCACTACCACCTCCTAATTTCAAACGGCGTTCTTCAACCATCGATAAATGCGGAATATGTAACGGCACCCGCAACCGCTCTCACGCCACACTTGATACGCCAACTCGATACATTATGTATCGAGTTACATAAGAAATGCTAATATAGATCAGTGACAGGATCAATATGATAGGCGGTTAAGTTATTGTAAATGCAGGTTCTTATGTTTAGTCAGATGAATAATCAGATTCGGTGGATAAAAGAAAAAAGCAGACGCCTATTTGCGCTGCTTCCAACGATGAATCTATTACCCATTAAAGCTATCCCGCCATTTCAGCAGTCTCTTCTCCAAGATCCGGACAAGCGAATCGGAGCCTTTGCCAACTATAGCGAAAATGATAATCCCGACAAACACAATAGCCGTCTGAGAGAACTGTCTGGCATCCAGGATCAAATATCCCACGCCTTCGCTCGAACCCATTAATTCGGCAACCACCAGACCTAACCAGGCGACACCAATAGAAAGCCGCAGACCGAGTAATATATTAGGTAGCGCTGCGGGCAGCACTAGCTTGGTCACTTGCTTGAATTTACTAAACTCAAGTACGCGGGCCACGTCGAACAGCTTGGAATCCACGCTCCGGATACCGAGAAAGGTTTGTACGTAGAGAGGGAAAAAGGCCCCCTTCGCAATTAGTAGGATTTTTGAAAATTCCCCAAAACCGAACCATAGAATAAACAGGGGTGTAATAGCTAAATGAGGCACCGTTCTCAGCATCTGAATCGATGGATCGACGGAATGCTCCAACTTGCGGAATAAACCAACAAGCAGTCCGAATACCAGTCCCAAGCTTCCTCCTAACAAAAATCCTACGGCTGCGCGCCAAATACTAATTTCCAAATGCCGAAACAGCTCTCCGCTTCTGAGTAAGTCATAAAATGCTAGCCAAATCTCATATGGTGTCGGAAGCATTGTCTTAGACACAAAACCTAAAGAACCGGATATTTGCCAAATCACCAGGACAAGCAATGGTAAAATAGAACCTCTAACAATTTGCTTCCATTTATCACTTTTAAACCTTCCGGCTGTCCCCCTGGAAGCCTCCCGAGCTGAGCTGTTATCTAGATTTGCTCTCGTTATGGACTGGCTGCTTGCTTTTCGTACAATTTCCACTTGGCTCATCATCTGATCCCTCTCTTTTCCTTAATAGTAAGAATACTCTGATTAGATACCCGAACTGTCGATCAGTTCCAATTCATCCACACGTTCAAATTCACTAAGGACCATTTTGCGCAGCTCTAAAAATGACGAAGTTGCTTTTTTCCTCGGATAAGGAAGATCAATCGGAATGAATTTGCGGATCGTGCCCGGTCTTGCATTCATGACAAC
This genomic window from Paenibacillus hexagrammi contains:
- a CDS encoding ABC transporter permease, whose amino-acid sequence is MMSQVEIVRKASSQSITRANLDNSSAREASRGTAGRFKSDKWKQIVRGSILPLLVLVIWQISGSLGFVSKTMLPTPYEIWLAFYDLLRSGELFRHLEISIWRAAVGFLLGGSLGLVFGLLVGLFRKLEHSVDPSIQMLRTVPHLAITPLFILWFGFGEFSKILLIAKGAFFPLYVQTFLGIRSVDSKLFDVARVLEFSKFKQVTKLVLPAALPNILLGLRLSIGVAWLGLVVAELMGSSEGVGYLILDARQFSQTAIVFVGIIIFAIVGKGSDSLVRILEKRLLKWRDSFNG